One genomic segment of Acidobacteriota bacterium includes these proteins:
- the rplQ gene encoding 50S ribosomal protein L17 encodes MRHRKSGRKLGRTSEHRMAMLRNMSSSLFTNERIKTTLAKAKALRPYAERLVTLSKRETLHARRQVLRSIPDRKVVAKLFDSLAARYAQRPGGYTRIIKLGPRRGDNAEMAIIELVDSSTDEGAGDNS; translated from the coding sequence ATGAGACACAGAAAGAGCGGAAGAAAACTGGGTAGGACGTCTGAGCATCGCATGGCGATGCTGCGAAACATGTCCAGTTCACTCTTCACCAACGAACGGATCAAGACGACGCTGGCGAAGGCCAAGGCCCTACGCCCGTATGCCGAGCGTCTCGTGACGCTGTCCAAGCGAGAGACGCTGCACGCTCGGCGACAGGTCTTGCGTTCGATTCCGGATCGCAAGGTCGTTGCCAAGCTCTTCGACAGCCTCGCCGCGCGTTACGCGCAACGTCCCGGCGGCTACACGCGGATTATCAAGCTCGGCCCCCGTCGTGGCGACAACGCCGAGATGGCGATCATCGAATTGGTCGACTCGAGTACAGACGAGGGCGCAGGCGACAACTCGTAG
- a CDS encoding DNA-directed RNA polymerase subunit alpha has translation MLWKGFQRPKRLDVESESLTATFGRFHAQPFERGFGVTIGNALRRILMSSIEGAAITAVKIEGVLHEFSSIPGIVEDTTDIILNLKRVPFRIHSDQPETLMLTAEGSGTITAGDIQTSGNVEILDPSVEIATLSEEGRIQMEMRLRRGRGYITADRNFDDDLAIGYIPLDSVHTPVKKVNFSVEDARLGQTTDYDKLMLEVWTNGAVPPQDAIALAGKLLKDHMAIFINFEESPEEELDYPTTEDERLLDQLGRSVDELELSVRSYNCLKNADIKTIGDLVIKTENEMLKTKNFGRKSLNEIKDILNEMGLSLGMDVDSRRNKILV, from the coding sequence ATGCTCTGGAAGGGATTCCAACGACCGAAGCGACTCGACGTCGAGTCCGAGTCCTTGACCGCAACATTTGGACGATTCCACGCACAACCCTTCGAACGGGGGTTTGGTGTCACGATCGGCAACGCGCTGCGACGCATCCTGATGTCGTCCATCGAGGGTGCTGCGATCACGGCCGTGAAGATCGAGGGCGTTCTTCATGAGTTCTCGTCGATTCCCGGAATCGTCGAGGACACCACGGACATCATCCTGAATCTCAAGCGGGTTCCGTTCCGGATCCACAGCGATCAGCCGGAAACGCTGATGCTGACCGCCGAGGGGTCGGGCACGATCACCGCCGGAGACATCCAGACCAGCGGTAACGTCGAGATCCTGGACCCGTCGGTCGAGATCGCCACGCTATCCGAAGAGGGTCGCATTCAGATGGAGATGCGTCTCCGTCGCGGCCGTGGCTACATCACGGCGGATCGCAACTTCGATGACGATCTGGCGATCGGTTACATTCCGCTGGATTCGGTCCACACACCCGTCAAGAAGGTCAACTTCAGTGTCGAGGACGCTCGTCTGGGGCAGACGACGGATTATGACAAGTTGATGCTCGAGGTCTGGACCAACGGCGCAGTCCCGCCGCAGGACGCCATCGCGCTTGCCGGCAAGCTACTCAAAGACCACATGGCGATCTTCATCAACTTTGAAGAGTCCCCTGAGGAAGAGCTGGACTACCCGACAACCGAGGACGAGCGTCTTCTGGATCAGCTGGGTCGCTCGGTCGATGAACTGGAACTCTCCGTTCGGTCCTACAACTGTCTCAAGAATGCCGACATCAAGACGATCGGCGATCTTGTGATCAAGACCGAGAACGAGATGCTGAAGACCAAGAACTTCGGCCGCAAATCGCTTAACGAGATCAAGGATATCCTGAACGAGATGGGTCTGTCCCTCGGCATGGATGTCGACAGCCGCCGGAACAAGATCCTTGTCTGA